The Bacteroidia bacterium genome includes the window GTCTTTATTGTTCTTAACTAGAACGAACTGTATTAGACTATCAGCGTAGTAGTTTTGAGAAAAGCCTATTGCGTGTAGGTTAATCACCACGATGATAATCAAGCATTTTTTCATACAAAAAAAGCATGCTTGCAAATCAAAGCTTGCAGGCATGCTAAAATACGGTAAATTTTTTATTCTGTTAGTTTGCTACTACAAATTTCTTAGTGAGCAAGCCATCTCTAGTGCGAATTTGCAAAAAGTAACTTCCTGGCTTAAAATCTGCCATATTCATCATGAATAAGTTGATTCCTGTAACTGCTTGGGCAGTATATGCATAAACTCGCTTACCTTGAACATTGTACAGTTCTACTTCTACCGGTCCATTTTGACTAACAACAAACTCAAATTGGACATGGTTAATTACGGGATTGGGATATAAGTTTACAATTCGTGAGGGTTTAATTCCGTATTCTATTTCAATTACGTTTGAGCATTCGTATTTGCCATCTTTATGTACTCTCTTGATACGATAGTAATTTTTTCCTATCAAAGGTTTTTTATCTACAAAAGTAAATATAGGTTGCTTAGTGTTGATGCGCCCTATTTCTGTGAATTTTTTGTTATGCCATTCATCTGTGTTAATGAGTGGGCTTTGGATAGGTTCGCGTATCACAACTCCATCTGCGTTAGTGTATTCTTTTACTAAGGGTTCAAAAGGTATAGGTGTGATGCTGAAAGGTTCATTACCTGCACGTTCAACTATGCAATAGTCGTAGTTTTCGTCAGCAAAAGACCAGTTCAAAATTACTTCGCTTTCGTTATCGCTAAGCTTGCCTGTAAAGTTAGTGTAGCTGCTAGATAAAGGTGTGCCGTAGTATAATTCTACTCTGCCTATGTAATACAGGTTGCAGTTTTCATACCATATATTCGCCGCAGGGCTATTGCATATAGCATGCTGATAACCTGATCGATACAGAGTTGTAGGCGAGCCACTAATATTGGTTGGATAGCCATCTGGCGCTACGCAAGCACCATAAGAATTGTCTACATAACACCCTGCTCCTGAGCTTGTGCTCCTGCTACCATAAACCCCTATAATTTCACCTGCATTAACAGGGATACTTACAGGAATAATTGAAGTGCTATTGACATTGTAATGCTGTGCTAAAAACACGAAACTATTGGTAGTTGAGGGAAAAGCAGGGGGGGCGTCTGCGGTAAAACGCACTACTTCTACATGTTGAAAACTTCCTGCTACATCAGTAGGTACGCGTAAGCCTGTGATATTAAAGTTCACAGGTGCTGTAAAGTAATAGCCTCTAGTCATTGAGCCGAATGAAGTGGAATGACCTGGCAGAGGCATAAGTGTTTGGCTTAAACCCAAAAGTGGGGTAAGCGCTAATACAATCAAAATAAAGTACATATTTTTCATAAGCCACACATGTTTGAGGACTCAAAGATAAAAAATAAAAAGAATATCTCAAAACTTTTTATTAACTAAAACAGAACAACTTAAACATTAACATTATTCTTATTTTTGTGCTGATGAATAAAGAAACTATCATTCAAAATTTTGACCCCAATAGCGTTGCATCTAAAAGAGCACAGGTTTTTGGCTTACCGTTTAATGAAGCGCAATCTGATTTAGTTCTTTTTCCCGTACCTTGGGATGCTACGGTTTCCTATCGCGAAGGAACGCATAAAGCTCCTGAAGCTATTTTTGAAGCTTCTATGCAGGTAGATTTATTAGATAAAACTTTTGGCAATTTTTGGAAAAAGGGAATATTCATGCGCCCTGTTTCAACAGAGTGGTCTAAAATTAACCAAGAAACTCGTAAAAAGGCTCAAGGTATTATAAGACATTTAGAAAAAGGAAAATCAATTAAGGCAGGAAGTAGTATTGAAAAGACTTTGATAGAAGTTAATCAAACTTGTGAGAAACTGCATGCATGGGTAGAAAAAGAAACCTTTGAATTGCTCAAACAAGGTAAAAAAGTTGGTTTAGTGGGAGGAGATCATAGTACACCGTTAGGCTTTATCCGCGCGCTAGCTAAAATACATCAAAGCTTTGGGATTCTACAAATAGATGCTCATGCTGACCTACGCAAGGCTTTTGAAGGTTTCACTTATTCTCACGCTTCTGTTATGTACAATGTACTGTTGACAGTACCCCAACTGAGCCGTTTAGTCCAAATAGGAGTAAGAGATTTTTGCCAAGAAGAGGTGAATATTATTCAAGAACATAACCGAGTAGTTACTTTTTTTGATGAAGACATAAAAAACGAACTCTACACAGGTAAAACTTGGAGTGAATATTGTGATGCTATAATCGCAGCTTTACCTGAGAAAGTATATATCAGCTTTGATATTGACGGACTTAATCCTGCTCTGTGTCCAAACACAGGAACACCTGTTCCAGGTGGTTTTGATTTTGAACAAATTGTTTTCTTGTTTAAAAAAATTAAAGATTCTCAAAAAGAAATTATCGGCTTTGACCTTAATGAGGTTATCCCTTCTAAAACTGAATGGGATAGTATAGTAGGCGCTAGAGTGCTATTTAAACTCTGTGGATTAGCTTTAAGCTGAACGTATGGCAACACAAAGAAGTTATCAAGAGCTCAAATCTAAATACCTTAAACGATTGTATATCAACGCAGCCCTGGTCATTTTTTCTTTGACTTTAGGGATATTAGGTTTTGTTTTATTAGAAGAATATTCTTGGCTAGATGCGATTTACATGACTATT containing:
- a CDS encoding T9SS type A sorting domain-containing protein, translating into MYFILIVLALTPLLGLSQTLMPLPGHSTSFGSMTRGYYFTAPVNFNITGLRVPTDVAGSFQHVEVVRFTADAPPAFPSTTNSFVFLAQHYNVNSTSIIPVSIPVNAGEIIGVYGSRSTSSGAGCYVDNSYGACVAPDGYPTNISGSPTTLYRSGYQHAICNSPAANIWYENCNLYYIGRVELYYGTPLSSSYTNFTGKLSDNESEVILNWSFADENYDYCIVERAGNEPFSITPIPFEPLVKEYTNADGVVIREPIQSPLINTDEWHNKKFTEIGRINTKQPIFTFVDKKPLIGKNYYRIKRVHKDGKYECSNVIEIEYGIKPSRIVNLYPNPVINHVQFEFVVSQNGPVEVELYNVQGKRVYAYTAQAVTGINLFMMNMADFKPGSYFLQIRTRDGLLTKKFVVAN
- a CDS encoding agmatinase family protein — its product is MNKETIIQNFDPNSVASKRAQVFGLPFNEAQSDLVLFPVPWDATVSYREGTHKAPEAIFEASMQVDLLDKTFGNFWKKGIFMRPVSTEWSKINQETRKKAQGIIRHLEKGKSIKAGSSIEKTLIEVNQTCEKLHAWVEKETFELLKQGKKVGLVGGDHSTPLGFIRALAKIHQSFGILQIDAHADLRKAFEGFTYSHASVMYNVLLTVPQLSRLVQIGVRDFCQEEVNIIQEHNRVVTFFDEDIKNELYTGKTWSEYCDAIIAALPEKVYISFDIDGLNPALCPNTGTPVPGGFDFEQIVFLFKKIKDSQKEIIGFDLNEVIPSKTEWDSIVGARVLFKLCGLALS